The Deinococcus wulumuqiensis R12 genome has a window encoding:
- a CDS encoding acyltransferase translates to MTSGWRSSPSLLRRLGLVQLDKALNYFARQTGSQPGLRQHLLASPYELPGLPEHGAMALVRPHEAALAGTGLAGAGAGALSPALPSAPAPVTVSRQAASTARLSAVDFFRGLAILEVVTHHTTAVTLRHLPEGSAAYLVTAAVNRTLHFAVPAFIFLSATVLTRSLLRDFQPLRYYSRRVVRGGWPYLLWSVLYVLWYVASGRRPPEVLTDPERWSFYLLYGKASYHLYFMLVALQVYLLLPLLLPFARRRPPIWAAFLLGAALQAGAYLLNREVLEVRYPGSTVLWYVLPIVLGISVGARLGEFSEWFRRWRWWVLGLLVLVFPPYLSITTRQMLGESVDSVAYHALNWAYSALMALGLLGLAYQWQRSAHPLRILVATLGTVSLQVYLIHPFLLQVLERWYAPERTDSVALTIAVTTAYGLFVLMLPAVIGRVLSGRRLSSLLFGR, encoded by the coding sequence GTGACCTCCGGCTGGCGCTCCTCGCCGTCGCTGCTGCGCCGCCTGGGACTGGTGCAGCTCGACAAGGCGCTCAACTACTTTGCCCGCCAGACGGGGTCGCAGCCCGGCCTGCGCCAGCACCTCCTGGCTTCTCCCTACGAACTGCCCGGCCTGCCCGAACACGGCGCGATGGCCCTGGTCCGGCCCCACGAAGCGGCACTGGCCGGAACAGGTTTGGCTGGAGCGGGGGCCGGGGCGCTCTCGCCCGCCTTGCCGAGTGCTCCCGCGCCGGTCACGGTATCGCGGCAGGCGGCTTCGACCGCGCGGCTGAGTGCGGTGGACTTTTTCCGGGGGCTGGCGATTCTGGAAGTCGTCACCCACCACACCACCGCCGTGACCCTGCGCCACCTGCCCGAAGGCAGTGCCGCCTACCTGGTCACGGCGGCTGTCAACCGCACGCTGCACTTCGCGGTGCCCGCTTTTATCTTCCTGTCGGCCACGGTGCTCACGCGCAGTCTGCTGCGTGACTTTCAGCCGCTGCGCTACTACTCGCGCCGGGTCGTGCGCGGCGGGTGGCCCTACCTGCTGTGGAGCGTGCTGTACGTGCTGTGGTATGTCGCCAGTGGCCGCCGCCCGCCGGAGGTGCTGACCGACCCCGAGCGCTGGTCGTTCTACCTGCTCTACGGCAAGGCGAGTTACCACCTGTACTTCATGCTGGTGGCGTTGCAGGTCTACCTCCTGCTGCCGCTGCTGCTGCCGTTTGCCCGGCGCCGCCCGCCGATTTGGGCCGCGTTCTTGCTGGGCGCCGCGCTTCAGGCCGGGGCTTACCTGCTCAACCGCGAGGTGCTGGAGGTGCGCTACCCCGGCAGCACCGTGCTGTGGTACGTCCTGCCCATCGTGCTGGGCATCAGTGTCGGCGCCCGCCTGGGCGAGTTTTCCGAGTGGTTCCGCCGCTGGCGCTGGTGGGTGCTGGGGCTGCTGGTGCTGGTGTTTCCGCCGTACCTGAGCATCACCACCCGGCAGATGCTGGGCGAGTCGGTGGACTCGGTGGCCTACCACGCCCTGAACTGGGCCTACAGCGCCCTGATGGCCCTGGGCCTGCTGGGGCTGGCGTACCAGTGGCAACGCTCGGCGCACCCGCTGCGCATCCTGGTCGCCACGCTGGGCACGGTCAGCTTGCAGGTGTACCTGATTCACCCCTTCCTGCTTCAGGTGCTGGAGCGCTGGTACGCCCCCGAACGCACCGACTCGGTGGCCCTGACCATCGCCGTGACCACCGCCTACGGCCTGTTCGTGCTGATGCTGCCGGCGGTCATCGGGCGGGTGCTGAGCGGGCGGCGCCTCAGCTCACTGCTGTTCGGGCGTTAG
- the glpX gene encoding class II fructose-bisphosphatase, translating into MTKRTTDPGQTSFEHALVLETARVTEGAALAASRFMGLGDKNAVDGAGTEAMRTLLNSLDIRGTVVIGEGEMDEAPMLYIGEKVGNGQYEVDIAVDPVEGTTVTAKGLPNGLAVIALSERGGLMHAPDCYMEKLIVPPPAAGRVNLDWPVEANLSVIAQSLERDVEDLMITILDRDRHADLIRRVRAAGARVKLIGDGDVVAGLAVGVRGTGVHALMGSGGAPEGVLSAAACKCLGAEIQGRFIAEDDAMRERFAAMGVDEKRVYHTDDLAPGKQMVFSATGITYGELLSGVRRFAGGARTHTLVMGYASRVVRFIDTVHLEEDHARVTIRV; encoded by the coding sequence ATGACCAAGCGCACGACCGACCCCGGCCAGACGTCTTTCGAACATGCCCTGGTGCTGGAAACCGCCCGCGTGACCGAAGGCGCGGCGCTGGCCGCCAGCCGCTTCATGGGCCTGGGAGACAAGAACGCGGTGGACGGCGCGGGCACCGAAGCCATGCGCACCCTGCTCAACAGCCTCGACATTCGCGGCACCGTGGTGATCGGTGAGGGTGAGATGGACGAGGCGCCGATGCTCTACATCGGGGAAAAGGTCGGCAACGGGCAGTACGAGGTGGACATCGCCGTGGACCCGGTCGAGGGCACCACCGTGACCGCCAAGGGCCTGCCCAACGGCCTGGCCGTCATCGCCCTGAGCGAGCGCGGCGGCCTGATGCACGCTCCCGACTGCTACATGGAAAAGCTGATCGTGCCCCCGCCCGCCGCCGGGCGCGTCAACCTCGACTGGCCGGTGGAAGCCAACCTGAGCGTCATCGCGCAGAGCCTGGAGCGCGACGTGGAAGACCTGATGATCACCATTCTGGACCGTGACCGTCACGCCGACCTGATTCGGCGCGTCCGCGCTGCCGGTGCCCGCGTCAAGCTGATCGGCGACGGCGACGTGGTGGCGGGCCTGGCGGTGGGCGTGCGCGGCACCGGCGTCCACGCGCTGATGGGTTCGGGCGGCGCGCCCGAGGGCGTGCTGTCGGCGGCGGCGTGCAAGTGCCTGGGCGCCGAGATTCAGGGCCGCTTCATCGCCGAGGACGACGCCATGCGCGAGCGCTTCGCCGCGATGGGCGTGGACGAAAAGCGCGTCTACCACACCGACGACCTCGCCCCCGGCAAGCAGATGGTCTTCAGCGCCACCGGCATCACCTACGGCGAACTCCTGAGCGGCGTGCGGCGCTTCGCGGGCGGCGCCCGGACCCACACCCTGGTCATGGGGTACGCCAGCCGGGTGGTGCGCTTCATCGACACCGTCCACCTCGAAGAAGACCACGCCCGCGTGACCATTCGCGTCTGA